A DNA window from Allokutzneria albata contains the following coding sequences:
- a CDS encoding serine/threonine-protein kinase, whose protein sequence is MGSERVIAGRYRLEERIGSGAMGVVWRATDTELGRTVALKRSQEGDNGQIRREARIGAGLHHPHVVTVFDVVVDDGERWLVMEHLAARTLAEILDEDGPLAPDVAARIGTQLAAALTAMHERRMVHRDIKPGNVLVAEDGTAKLTDLGIAQWAEVTHTNSGQIGGTPGYLAPEVADGRDAKASADVFSLGATLFAAVEGSSPWGEATRGPFAQLRRAASGATEPMKRAGPLEPVLAKLLSKAPADRPTAAQAKDLLDEITGTSTAVFPLPRKRKRRALALGAAAVAIALAAGAAVYLTRDTVVPGSLGDPRTADPCSLVDPAAVASFGEVTADSEYGEYLRCGLFIKQSRADQDLIVLAVEFDQREEYPEQPYTPGRLGMAHRPPEKNNRCLRAIPLPDVGQVKITTKHRHGQPAPLCAVAEAAFSNALTVLSRGGIPRRRDPFPKESAARLDACTLLGAADLTKVLGVPGMPAEPKLGNWTCYWEKGPVEAEIALTRDWQLTPGPDEDGELIKLGSREAFVETSKAGDDDADVCTVRIVHRKYPRKAAWNDVWDELVNVSVETNSDPLPVLCAKAVDLARIVERRLPAV, encoded by the coding sequence ATGGGGAGCGAGCGGGTGATAGCGGGGCGCTACCGGCTGGAGGAGCGGATCGGCTCCGGGGCGATGGGCGTGGTGTGGCGGGCCACCGACACCGAGCTGGGGCGGACGGTGGCGCTCAAGCGCTCGCAGGAGGGCGACAACGGCCAGATCCGGCGGGAGGCCCGGATCGGCGCCGGGCTGCATCACCCGCACGTGGTCACCGTCTTCGACGTGGTGGTCGACGACGGCGAGCGCTGGCTGGTCATGGAGCACCTGGCCGCGCGCACGCTGGCCGAGATCCTCGACGAGGACGGGCCGCTGGCCCCCGACGTCGCCGCGAGGATCGGGACTCAGCTCGCGGCCGCGCTCACCGCCATGCACGAGCGTCGCATGGTGCACCGGGACATCAAGCCGGGCAACGTGCTCGTCGCTGAGGACGGCACCGCGAAGCTCACCGACCTCGGCATCGCGCAGTGGGCCGAGGTGACCCACACCAACAGCGGCCAGATCGGCGGCACGCCCGGCTACCTCGCCCCGGAGGTCGCCGACGGACGTGACGCGAAGGCGTCCGCCGACGTGTTCTCCTTGGGTGCCACGCTGTTCGCCGCTGTGGAGGGCAGTTCCCCGTGGGGTGAGGCGACCCGCGGCCCGTTCGCCCAGCTGCGCCGCGCCGCGTCCGGTGCCACCGAGCCGATGAAGCGGGCCGGCCCCCTGGAACCGGTACTGGCGAAACTGCTCAGCAAGGCCCCCGCCGACCGCCCGACCGCGGCACAGGCGAAGGACCTGCTCGACGAGATCACCGGTACCTCGACTGCGGTGTTCCCTCTGCCCCGCAAGCGAAAGCGACGCGCGCTCGCACTCGGCGCCGCGGCTGTGGCCATCGCGCTCGCCGCCGGTGCGGCCGTGTACCTCACGAGGGACACCGTCGTTCCCGGTTCGCTCGGCGACCCGCGCACCGCGGACCCGTGTTCCCTGGTCGACCCGGCCGCGGTCGCCTCCTTCGGCGAGGTGACCGCGGACTCCGAGTACGGCGAGTACCTGCGCTGCGGCCTCTTCATCAAGCAGAGCAGGGCGGACCAGGACCTGATCGTGCTGGCGGTGGAGTTCGACCAGCGCGAGGAGTACCCGGAGCAGCCGTACACGCCCGGCAGGCTCGGCATGGCACACCGCCCGCCCGAGAAGAACAACCGGTGCCTGCGCGCGATCCCGCTCCCGGACGTCGGCCAGGTCAAGATCACCACCAAGCACCGGCACGGACAGCCCGCTCCCCTGTGCGCGGTCGCGGAGGCGGCGTTCAGCAACGCGCTGACCGTGCTCTCCCGGGGCGGGATCCCGCGCCGCCGCGACCCCTTCCCCAAGGAGTCCGCGGCACGGCTGGACGCGTGCACGCTGCTCGGCGCCGCCGATCTCACCAAGGTGCTCGGCGTCCCCGGCATGCCCGCGGAACCCAAGCTGGGCAACTGGACCTGCTACTGGGAGAAGGGCCCCGTGGAGGCCGAGATCGCGCTGACCCGCGACTGGCAACTCACGCCCGGCCCGGACGAGGACGGCGAGCTGATCAAGCTCGGCTCGCGGGAGGCGTTCGTCGAGACGAGCAAGGCGGGCGACGACGACGCCGACGTCTGCACCGTCCGGATCGTGCACCGCAAGTACCCCAGGAAAGCGGCGTGGAACGACGTCTGGGACGAGCTGGTCAACGTGTCGGTGGAGACCAACTCCGACCCGCTGCCCGTGCTCTGCGCGAAGGCGGTCGACCTCGCGCGCATCGTCGAGCGACGGCTGCCCGCGGTCTGA